One Epinephelus moara isolate mb chromosome 20, YSFRI_EMoa_1.0, whole genome shotgun sequence genomic window carries:
- the psma4 gene encoding proteasome subunit alpha type-4: MSRRYDSRTTIFSPEGRLYQVEYAMEAIGHAGTCLGILANDGVLLAAERRNIHKLLDEVFFSEKIYKLNEDMACSVAGITSDANVLTNELRLIAQRYLLQYQEPIPCEQLVTALCDIKQAYTQFGGKRPFGVSLLYMGWDKHYGFQLYQSDPSGNYGGWKATCIGNNSAAAVSMLKQDFKEGEMTLSTALALAIKVLNKTMDVSKLSAEKVEIATLTRENGKTCIKVLKLKEVEELIKKHEAEEAKAEKDKKEKEQKEKDK; this comes from the exons ATG tCTCGTCGATATGATTCAAGAACAACCATCTTCTCACCAGAGG GGCGTCTGTATCAGGTTGAGTACGCCATGGAAGCCATCGGTCATGCTGGCACCTGTCTGGGGATTTTAGCCAATGACGGAGTGCTGCTGGCTGCTGAGAGGAGGAACATTCACAAGCTGCTAGATGAAGTGTTTTTCTCAGAGAAAATCTATAAGCTGAACGA AGACATGGCGTGCAGCGTGGCAGGAATCACATCAGATGCCAACGTACTGACCAATGAGCTGAGGCTTATAGCACAGAG GTACCTGCTGCAGTACCAGGAGCCAATCCCCTGCGAGCAGCTGGTCACGGCTTTGTGTGACATCAAACAGGCCTACACCCAGTTTGGAG GAAAGCGTCCCTTTGGAGTCTCGCTGCTCTACATGGGCTGGGATAAACACTATGGCTTCCAGCTCTACCAGAGTGACCCCAGTGGAAACTACGGAGGCTGGAAGGCCACGTGCATCGGGAACAACAGTGCT GCGGCTGTCTCCATGCTGAAGCAGGACTTCAAGGAGGGAGAGATGACACTTTCCACAGCCCTCGCCCTCGCCATCAAAGTCCTCAATAAGACCATGGACGTCAGCAAGCTGTCTGCAGAGAAAG tggAGATCGCCACTCTGACCCGCGAGAACGGAAAGACCTGCATCAAAGTGCTGAAGCTGAAGGAGGTCGAGGAGCTGATCAAGAAGCACGAAGCCGAGGAGGCCAAAGCCGAGAAAgacaagaaagagaaagagcagaAAGAGAAGGACAAGTAG